A single window of Salvia splendens isolate huo1 chromosome 8, SspV2, whole genome shotgun sequence DNA harbors:
- the LOC121745980 gene encoding uncharacterized protein LOC121745980, producing the protein MNVIRKVNVDISLVDLFTNFSRFSKFFKDMMANKEKLQDEGIVALSTNCSQLISGIMPTKRRDPGGCIIPCEIGNTIFTKCLLDQGSGISLMALKTARAIGLEERMEPIDIALQLADHSIVKPTEIVEDVLVKIDKFIIPVDFIVLDMPEDKKVSILFGRPFLATGDVLLGAKDNSVTFRINGEQLTINVEKAMKHSTDVKACFRVDVLDRCIFDKSCYSTRIEGSVFERGSLERDFDSTFKMSIDDMDGEQVDQSSLEKQVVIDTCVADLRPSIEVPPNLELKPLPNNAKYAFLEKDETFSSCSFSRNEC; encoded by the coding sequence ATGAACGTGATTAGAAAGGTGAATGTAGACATCTCATTGGTGGATCTTTTCACCAATTTCTCGAGATTCTCCAAGTTCTTCAAAGACATGATGGCAAACAAGGAGAAACTTCAGGATGAGGGGATTGTGGCATTGAGCACGAATTGCTCACAACTGATATCTGGAATCATGCCGACGAAGAGAAGAGATCCAGGAGGCTGCATCATACCATGTGAAATTGGTAACACGATTTTCACAAAGTGTTTATTGGACCAAGGTTCAGGTATCTCACTTATGGCATTGAAAACTGCTCGTGCCATTGGTTTGGAGGAAAGAATGGAGCCTATCGATATCGCTCTACAATTGGCTGATCACTCCATAGTGAAGCCTACTGAAATTGTTGAGGATGTCTTGGTTAAAATCGATAAGTTCATCATTCCTGTTGATTTTATTGTGCTTGACATGCCAGAAGATAAAAAAGTGTCAATTTTGTTTGGTAGACCATTTTTAGCAACGGGAGATGTATTGCTTGGAGCAAAGGATAACTCTGTTACATTCagaattaatggtgagcaaCTGACCATTAATGTTGAGAAGGCAATGAAACATTCTACTGATGTAAAGGCATGTTTTCGAGTAGATGTCTTAGACAGATGCATCTTTGATAAGTCGTGCTATTCTACTAGAATTGAAGGAAGTGTGTTTGAAAGGGGAAGTCTAGAAAGAGACTTTGACTCCACATTCAAGATGAGTATCGATGACATGGATGGAGAACAAGTCGATCAATCGAGCTTAGAGAAACAAGTTGTGATTGACACATGTGTTGCAGATTTGAGACCATCAATTGAAGTGCCTCCCAATCTTGAGTTGAAACCACTCCCAAACAATGCCAAGTACGCATTCTTGGAGAAAGATGAGACCTTTTCCAGTTGTAGTTTCAGCAGAAATGAGTGTTGA